The genomic DNA GGGTAACGATTCAGCGGTATTCTCTGTGTAAACAGCTTAACACAGTACCTGGCAGAGGGACGgtgagaaagggggagagagagagggagagatgacTGACTTACAGACAGACATACTTCAATCAAAGAATATAGTGGGTAATTATGCGGCTTGTCTTAAGTGAAATGTTTCTAAATCCTACAGGGAAAGCATTGCCGCTTAGCTTTTCCTGGAAGCTAGAGAAATTCGTGGAAAATCGTTGACATTAAAGTCACAATTGCTTTCTCGGGCTCAGGGGCTATTCATACTTTGGAGGGTTTTTAGAAGTCTAGGAGGGCCCCGGGCCCTCCTATTTGGAAGGATCCTGCAGGGTCTGTGCCTGGGAGCGGGCCCGAAATCCGGGGGCTAGAAGGGCAAGGGGTTCGCACGAAAATCAGCCCCGGTGACAGTCCCCAGTCTGTGGGGTCTCGGTGAGCTCGGGGCCCCTGGGGTGGGAACCCGCAGTGAGAAAATCTGAGTGGGATCTGGTGCAGGGTCCCCCACCCGCCAGCCCCGCTCCCCTGGGCCGCCGCGGCCTCGTGCGTCACCGGCGCGGGCGGGGGCCGAGGGGAGGGCGGCACCGCAAGGTGAGGGCACCGCTCTGCCTTAAGACGCCGCGCGCCCCCGCTGCCTCTCAGAGCTTGCAGCGCGGCGCGCCGGCCGGACCTGCGGGCACAGACGCTGTGCCCCGCTCCCGCCGCGCCAGCAGCGCCCACTGCCCGGTGCCAGCTCGCAGCTGCCCGCGCCCCGAGAGGCGGCCGGGACAAGCGCGAGGAGCCCCGAAGGACTCGCACGCAGCGCCGGCGACGCAACGTCCGCAGCAGCAACAGGTAAGCGGCCCGGCCCTACTCCGGGCGCCGTGGCCCCCAGCACCCGGCCGGCCCCTGAGCCTGGGAGCCCCCGACGCCCGGTTGCAGAGACCCGACGGCTGCTGAGCTAACCGGAGCGGTGGCCCGCGGTGCAGCCCCTTCTCACCTTTCCCTGGCCAACCTCCTGCCCTCACGTTTTCCCTCGCACTTTTTCTCGTGcgttcttttcctccctccctctccattcTCTCGTTTTTTCCTcaccctttccctcttcctctgcttgttctcttttcttattctcttttttgctttttctgtctgCGTCTCTCCCATTCTCTCAGTCttgctctctcattctctctcactctctcatttgttcttttttatgtctctctccctctctgttgctcactttctctctctctctctctctctctctctctctctctctctctctctctgtatgtatcTCATTATTTCGCTGTCTCtcgttttctttctgtctctctgccccTTAATGTCTCTCATCCTATCTCTCTCAGACTCTCCCGACCACCTTGCACCCTTGCATTTTTTCGCGTTCTCCCCAACTCCTCTCCCACTCCCCCTGGCTGCTCCCCGAGACCATGCAGACTAGAGAAAACAAGGAGGATACCGAATTGGGATGGGGTGGTGAGGGTAGGGGAGCTCAATAGGCATCCTCCTTGCATTTTCCAGTCGTCATTGCGCTGCTGAGAAAATAGGGGTTTTATTAGCCAAAGCCCGCAGTGGCCAGGGAGGCAAGTGGTTTCCGTGGCAAAATAAAGtccacagagagacagagatccaAACAGACAGAGATCCAGCCAGAGAAAATCCGAAGTGAGGGGCGGTGGGAAaaaagatgtagagaaacagaGGTGCGCACACActcaaagatacaaaaaaagtgTTTAGCCAGAGTCCTGGGGTGCCAGGAAAGTGAAGGACAGAGAAACCAGCTAGAAAGTGCACATACTAAAGAGCTTGAGAGACAGGTGAGACAAACAGTAAGAGTGTTAGAGACCAATGGGGAAAGAGACAGTCAGAGCAATGCAGAGAGAACGTGGGCAGGGAGAGATAAAAACCACacggagagacacagagacaagcGGGTCCGAGAAAGACAGAGTAAGCGCATACGTGCTAGTGAGAGAAAGAAGACACCTAGAGAACCCGAGGGAGGCGGAAAACAAGGGAGTTGGAGAGACACGGAGACTGGCAGAGACACAGCTAGCGACATTGAACAGGTGCGCTAGAGACCGACAAAGGTGACCTGTTAGGGAAATAGactgagagagaaatggagacaCAAGAGAGCATTAGGGAAAGACAGAGACGCACACTCACTAGCGAGCGACACAGTGACAAGCAGAGACACAGAACGGATCAGAAAGAGACTGAGGGAGAGACGGGGGCAGGATTGGGAGAAAGACTGGAAGCGAGAGCGCGCGCCCTGCACAGAAAGTGCGCTAGCGAAAGAGACAAACACAGAGAGACTGAGAGACAAAGTgggagtggaagagagaaatgggAGTAAcagacagaaaggaaagagagagacattGTGCACGTGCTATCAAGAGACGGAGAAacagaggcagacaggagaaaCAAGGATGAGAAAGAACCTGGAAACAGTGagacatatacagacacacaccccgagagatacagaaaaaaagtgCGTTAGCGGGAGACactggagagagacagaaactgaCGGTCTTAAACAGGCAGAAACAGAGAGCGCACGCGCATGCGCTAGCGGGAGAGACCTAAACTCCCGAGAGCCAGAGACAGTGTGAGAGACAAGCAGAGAAAACGCGCGCACGCGCGCGCCGGCAGGAGAAACAGATGAGAGGAAATCAGAGCCCTggagagagacaggcagacagatCTGGAGAGTCAGAAAAGGAGCCATAGAAGCTGCCCGTACTCGGGATGGGGCCGTGCGGGAATCCGGGGGAAGGGGGTCCTGCAGCGCCCTTGCGAGGCGCGGAGGCTTCTCCCCTTGGCGGGTGACTAACTCCGCCTGCGTGTTTCTTTTGTCCCCAGCATAGGCACTGAGTGCGGTCTGTGCACCCCTTTGCCGCCCACGGGTGCCCGCGCTGAGCCTGCACCCTGTCTCACACCCTCTGGCTGTTGCCATGACGTCCGCCTGCACCAACAGCACGCGCGAGAGTAACAGCAGCCACACGTGCATGCCCCTCTCCAAAATGCCCATCAGCCTGGCTCACGGCATCATCCGGTCAGTCGTGCTGCTTATCTTCCTCGTCGCCTCTTTCGTCGGCAACATAGTGCTGGCAGTAGTGCTGCAGCGCAAGCCGCAGCTGCTGCAGGTCACCAACCGTTTTATCTTTAACCTCCTCGTCACCGACCTACTGCAGGTTTTGCTCGTGGCCCCCTGGGTGGTGGCCACCTCTGTGCCTCTCTTCTGGCCCCTCAACAGCCACTTCTGCACGGCCCTGGTTAGCCTCACCCACCTGTTCGCCTTCGCTAGTGTCAACACCATTGTCGTGGTGTCAATAGATCGCTACCTGTCCATCATCCACCCTCTCTCCTACCCATCCAAGATGACCCAGCGCCGTGGTTACAGGCTCCTCTACGGCACCTGGATTGTGGCCATTCTGCAGAGCACCCCTCCACTCTACGGCTGGGGCCAGGCTGCCTTTGATGAGCGCAATGCCCTCTGCTCCATGATCTGGGGATCCAGCCCCAGCTACGCTATTCTCAGCGTGGTGTTCTTCATGGTCATTCCACTGATTGTCATGATTGCCTGCTACTCAGTAGTGTTCGGTGCAGCACGGAGGCAGCATGCTCTGCTGTACAATGCCAAGAGCCACAACTTGGAGGTGCGAGCCAAGGACTGTGTAGAGAATGGGGATGAAGAGGgagcaaagaagaagaagaagttccGGGGTAAAACTGAGTTTCACCTCCAGGATGAAGGTGAGGtcaaggccaaggagggcagcaTGGAAGCCAAGGACAGCAGCCTGAAGGCCAAGGAAGGAAGCACGGTGACCAGTGAGGGCAGTGTGAGGGCCAGGGGCAGCAAGGAGGTCAGAGAGAGCAGCATGGTGGCCAGCAACAGCAGCCTAGAGGGTAAGGAAAGCGGCACCAAAGTTGAGGGGAAAAGCATGAAGGCAGACAAGGGTCGCACAGAGGTCAACCAGTGCAGCATTGACTTGGGTGAAGATGACATGGAGTTTGGTGAAGACTACATCAATTTCAGTGAGGATGATGTCGAGGCAGTGCACCTCCCCGAGAGCCTCCCACCCAGTCGTCGTAACAGCAACAGTGACCCTCCTCTGCCCAGATGCTACCAGTGCAAAGCTGCTAAAGTGATCTTCATCATCATTTTCTCCTACGTGATATCCCTGGGGCCCTACTGCCTTTTAGCAGTCCTGGCCCTGTGGGTGGATGTCGAAACCAAGGTACCCCAGTGGGTGATCACCATAATAATCTGGCTTTTCTTCCTGCAGTGCTGCATTCACCCCTACATCTATGGCTACATGCACAAGACCATTAAGAAGGAATTCAAGGATGTGCTGAGCAAGTTATTCTGCAAGAAAAAGCCCCCAAAAGAAGATAGCCGCCCAGACCTGCCTGGAACCGAAGCTGGGACTGAAGGCAAGTTTGTCTCTTCCCACGATTCTGCTACTTCTCCTTGAAGTTAGTTATAAGGCAAACCTTGAACTGTCCATAACAAGAACAGCTTTCTTTTCAATGGACCCACAATCCATTAATGCCAAACCATACCATTTCAGGCAAAGGTGTTGCACACATGCTCTTCACCACAAGGTAGATAAATACATGGAAGACGTAGGAACTGGGGTCTTTCCTTAAAAGCATGAACTTGAGGATTCTGACTTAAGTTTTTCTCCCAAAGGTTATTAGGCTCTAAATTCTTAAAGCAGCAAGTGCTGCCCATTTTGGATGTGTACTTAGTATTCTGTCTTTCCAGAGCTACAACGTGCCAACTTTAGCTCTGAGGGAAAGGGAAGTTGATGCCTGTGAACTTAAGGACTTTTTGGCCCTTGGGCCAGGGCTACAGCTTATGTTCAACTGAAAGAAAGGTGATGGACCAAATCATTCATGAAGCCCAAGAAACAGAACCTAATGGACTGAACTGAACAGCCCCACAGTTGGGTGCAGAGACTGCtatgcaaagtaaaacaaaagaccTCGTGCAGTTAAAATCTCAAGAAGGTTTCTAGATCCCCTAAAGAGAACCAGAAAAGTAGAAGGGCATGTATGAAATGGGAACCTAGTCCAAGGGAAAAGATTGAGAAATAACACGTATCCGGGGGGgctttttttcctataaaatctTGGGTTTATGCATGGGCTGGGACTGAGTTCATTAAGTGCAAATGGAAAATTGTCAATTGacacaaatattttctgtcttgtgTTGAATAATAGCAGGGTGGAAATCATGCCACTATTTCACAACTTCCCTATGTGACTGAATTGAGATGCTGGTGAGAAATCTTCAGATCTCTGCCAGcatttgtgttttcctttggtttgtttttgtcaaaTAAGTCTTTTTTAGTCAAACAGTATttatagaaaaaaggaaattcaacATGAGATCATAGACAGTAAATATGATCTCCATATGGGGAGTAAGGAAGGCAGAATGAACAGTTTTCTTCCTCCAGGCATACCCATGAGTCTTTTCCACCTGTGGctctttttaaagcttttaagcTCTCTGCAGATGTGAGAGAGAAATATCAGAgagtcagaaatgacaaagaggaTGGTTTCATAATACCTGGAAAACAGCTGCCCTATTCCAAACAGTCCTTAAATCAAAGCATTCAGGTCAGACGTATGCTAATTATTGCTGTTGAAACGTATCACTTTGGAAAAACTTTTACAACATCTAATTTATCCCTAGGGTCAATTCACAGGAAAATTTCTCAAATCTCGAAACCCAAAATCACTTTGGGcaaggatatatgtatatatttctgagGGCATGGGCCATATCTATATGACCAAGtaacatggaaccaaaaaaacaGTCAAGCCAGTGTTTTTGATCCTCCTGTAGAACAAGTTAAAGCAACTCTAAAACCAATCAACTGCTCATGTAGAAATCCACTGCCAATATGGGTGGAGGGAGTTTTTGGTTGAAAATAGTTAATCAGGTAGTTGCATGACATAAGATGATCATCTTCAGAGTTTAGCCTGATTCTTGTGTGATTGCCATGCCTTTATCAGAACTCaagtttcatttaaataaatgcccagctcatttatattcttttatctcttcctcctcacagatttcaacatgagcttCTCAAGGGGGAGAGGTAAACAGCAATGTATTTGGACTGAGACTAACTCTGCATGGGAATTTGGGATTGCCATGTTCAGAATTTAGGAAAGGAGAGGGAATAGAACCAAATAGTATAGAGATGACCCATCAAATAAAAATACCACAATAACCTTATTAATTTCAACTCCATTAATTTGAAACTTGTAGTTATTCAGACAAGGCATGGGGGCTGAAGTTTACCCTTAcactatcatttatttttctaccaaaatacataaagtgaATTAACAGTTATAAATTTGTTCTACTAATTTATCACCAAACTCTTGTACTTACCTGTCCTTAAAGGATATCTGGGTGAATAAATGGCCTATGTGATCAGTCCTTCTATGGGGGAGGGGTAGTGCCTTGAGATCTGTTCAAATGGTCAAAGGAGTTCAAGGTAGCTGTAGCCTATCCTTTGAGTAGAAATGTTTACTTGGGTAGGAAACAGGACTTCGAACATAAGTGTGTCTTCAAATATTGTGTTGAAACTGaacctcttattttatttttaaagctcacCCCTTCAAAGTGTATCAGAGAAAATTGTTTGCCAAAATCCCAAATCAAAATGGAACCAGAACCTGTACGAGTATGGTAAGTCCATTTAACAGCACACACAACATTCTCAAGGGCACCGAGATTCCCTGCTTTCCTTTTTGAAGttcctcttttccttattttagtCGTTGTCTATTATGTTGGTAAACTGAATTCCTCAAAAGTGAAGACCTTTTGAAAATATGAACCTGGAAAAGAGGACCTTTTAATTAAGAGCATTCTGCTTTGATGACATATTCTTCTTAATGAACAGTAAGGCCTCTGGTTAACTTGGAGATAGCAAGTACTTGaaattttttgctatttttaataaagCACTATCACTTTAATGAGGTTTTACTGCACATACTGTTTTGTCATTTGAAAATCTGAAAGCGCGCACATAAAAAAAGTCTTCATTAGCCTCACAGAACCTCATGTGTAATAGCTTCCCCTAAATGTTTTTAAGGGACGTATTCTTTTGCCAAAGCCACTTCATATGTGcagtaaaaaaaatcagttaaagtACAGGGGCCAGACAACCCAGTCTATGAAATGatgtgattttaaatttaatgattttCCTTATTTACGAATAATAGAGCATCTAGTTTGCCAAGAAGTCGCAGGTGCTTTGACTAACACACCAATTTCTACAAGCTCGGGAAGGCAGTAATAGGGAGCGAGCCCTGGGCTTCTTTGACTTCTATGATGCTAGGGTCCCTCTTCTCTGACGCTACAAGTAGCAGTTGCTTGAAAGGCCTCTGCACTTTCAGCTCCCTGCTTACCTCTTGCCATCAGCCCACTGCCTTCAccctcctcactccctctccctctgctgcACTGGCCCTTCAGGAATAGTCCATGCTCGAAGTTCTGCGTGTTCACCTACCCCCCATCCATCCCTTCCCAACCCAGAGCTGACAGATTCACAGGGACCTGTGGTCCTGTggaagcagggaaggagagaagtgAGCCATAAGAGTGACCAGCAATTAAAGGTATTTTTCTGTCTCCTGCCCAACTCCAATCTAATTTAGAGATGACGGGATACCTACTTCAAATTCAAGAGGTAAGGAAAAGTGCCATTTATTATTAAGGAGAAGGTAGACAGTTcattttttaccaaaaaaagCACTTGATATTACACATCACTAGAGGAATAGTCAGTCCTGTCGATACTGTCCAATtatttcagccaaaaaaaaaaaaaaaacactaaaaaatctTTTACCTACAAAATTATAAGATGCCCAacattgccttatttttttttcctgttatcaCAGTAGCACAGTAGTTCAGTAGTTAAGGTATAGGGCCCGAAACATTGccttattttatacataattagCCAATTAAGCTAGATAAAGTTACTTCAAAAAGATTTTTTCATACTACCTAAAGAATAATTTGCAAGATTAAACTAGGCTTACTTAAACTTTGCCAAAAAGCTCTTAAAACTGTCTAAAATACatcatttggaagaaaaaaatgcatcatcTGATAATTTGAACTCAAGATAAAATCCTCACAAGTCATTGAGATGAAACAATTTAAACTCCTGGATAGCATTTTTCTCTCACAACCAACTTGCCCAatattttgaggggaaaaaaaaaaaaaaaaaaaaaaaaacagtgttttccTCTCATAATGTCTTTTCTGTTGTATTCCTCTTTAAGACAGACCTCATGCTGTCAGGAGAGGTTTCTCTAAGCAAAATGCCATTTCCTTCTAGAGCAGAGAAAAGATTACAGGAACACTTGGCTGCTAGCCAGTGTCCAAGGTAAGGAGAGAAAATCTGGCCAGTCGATGGCTTTTAACCCTCTCCCTCcttatctctttctcttactttctatGGGCTGGACTAGTGCTCTCGACCCCTTAAAGCCCCTCTAAGCTTAGGCATAAGGAGACAGAAGCAATGAGCTGGAAACAGCAGATGCGATAGCCTAAAATCCAAAAAGAAGGGAAATCCTTGTCATAAAATCTTTCCAATTACTTAGCAATAATCTCTCCCTCTACAGGAAATGCCCAGCTAGCTTACAGCAGTTTTTTGCCATAAGCAACAAAACTGGttagaggaagaaacaggaaagcTAAAATCCACTGAAataggaggaaacaggaaagccaaAATCCGCTGAACTCGGCCACTGATTGCCAGGTCACTAACAAGTTCACTGCTCTttggtaaataaaataagagcCCTCAAGGTAAATGAAGGTTGCCAATAGGTGTCAAGTATTTCCATCATTGCCTCCCAAAGCCTGCATATCTCAGAGTACACACACCAGGGGAAAACCACAGTGACTTGTTCACTCAGCAGGAGGTTTACTATGTCTGAGGAATAATTACTCTACCTGTCTTGTtctaaaatgcagagaaaaacaaGATTGGATTTAGTCTGGTGTTTCAGACGTGAGTGGATTTTCCCCCCTCTTCATCTGTGCTACAACTTAATGTTAAAAATGTGGTATTTTCATCTTGTTTTAGTGGTATAGTATTTTTTGTAGTAATTCTCCTAAATGTGAACTATACCTGTATATAAAATGTAAGTGTTCTTGGAGATATGGTGCTAGATATTAGATTGTATGTGTTTGTAGATAGTGTCGTCCTCAAAAATGGGTAGTATGTATATGTAAAGTTAGTTAATAAAATGCATGCAAAATTCAATGTATGACCTACACCTTGGTCAGTTTCTGATGTAGAACAtagtacatttgttttttaattttatttttaaattatatactaCAGGATATGTAAAATGGCACCAAAGTGAGGTGGCAGGAAGTGATGACTTTCATTCCTTAAATCCTTGATATGATATATGACAGGTGAGAAGTTATTCTGTTACAATTGGTCATTAGTGTGAACTAATCATCTTGGCTGAAATCCTTGCCGACAGTTTTCCGCAGCACACTTGGCACTGGTATGCTGTTTTCTATTCACTGAATATATAGAATGCAAATTCAAAGAAGATCATCTTTCCCCATTAAAAAGGAAGGACTCCAGGATAGGCAAGTGGAGTCCAGTTAGCCGGATGAAAAGAACACGGCACCTTGAAGACCCAACGGACACCTGACCATGAACTGACAGGATTTGCATTTGGCAGATTTATAATGCAACCATCCATGCCCTCCTAGAGCAGTAACAAATCTCAGAAAAAGGCTGctgttttttcccctttcattgGTTGTCTGAGAGATAAGATAGAGTGAGCATGGATGGCTAACTACATAGAGAGGTAATGGGACTCCTCTATGGGGTTACAGCTACGGTATTTGATAGTTACAGTAGTATATCAATGGGATTTGTgtcagataagaaaagaaaactataagatgattttgttatattttcagaaaaaaatgttacaactaaaaaaactatatatatatatataccctcattaaattatttctaaaactgCCTTTAATATCAAATTTTGTGTGCTGCtttgaaactgaaaacagaaaaatgtatttaatcagTAAACagttatctttaatattttaaagcttgaatacaaaagtttcatttttctttaaaaaagaatttgtaattGAAAAGTGCCTTTTCAAAAGATTGTCAAACTACAGTCCTGGGGCCAAGTTCCCACTGGCACAACTTACATTCAGGTGCCCAAAAAAGGTAGGCTTTATCCTCCTCCCCTCAGCAAGAAGAGAACCCCACTCACACCCAATCAAATTCACAAATCAACACTGTTACTTGGGCCAGTAGTCCCAGAGACTCTGTCCAAGGCCAAAATTTCACATATTTGTTGGCTTTAATCGgatattttctaaaatggttacaatactttttgtttttctttttctggaaagaaataaCGGACTCCTACTTGGGGAATGTGGAGAGATTGATGTTTGTGATTTAACCAAGTATTATTAAGTGAtgtttgtgtttcttaaataGGTGCTGTGAATCTGTCCTTGTTATGTTCCCCTTAAATATGCTAAATAAAGTCAAATTTTATGTGTGCATCTGGTTTTTATGACAAGATCCTTCAGAAAACAGTGGTGAGGGAGACACATACCAGAGTCTCCAACCCTTTTCTTTTACTTGAATAGAGGAGACACGGGATGAACAACTAACTGCAttacaaagtaaaatgaaatatatggGCTCCAATATTTCATATTCCAGTATTCTAATATAAGGAATATGCAGGGGATGGAGGGGGTGGTCAGCAGAAAAGGCTTGCTGGAAGAGCATAAACCTGATCCTCTATGAAAAGCATTTCAAAAGGAGGGAGGGGGTGAGCAGAGAGAAAATCTGGGGCCAGATGGTTTCTGGGGCTCTCAAATGCCCAACTTTATTTCAAAGACATTTCAGTCTAGGGGCAGGGGTTGGCGGGAGGACAGCGAGTAaccactgggctccagccccTGCTACCCTACCACTCTGGCTCAGGCTACTTCCCTTCACACAACTCAGCCCACCCTGGCCTAGTTCCCACACCCACCTCAGTTCAGCCCCAACTCATCAGGGTGTATAGAACAGGAGGGAAAGTGTACGTTCCCTTAAGCTCTCCTTTCAGAAAATGGTTATACCTCTATTGCAACCATTAGATGTGAAACAACTGTGCACAAATGAGACAGACAAATATGTCTAAAACGTAAGAGCCCCTAATTCCTATTGAGTCAAACTACTTGACCTACTAGTAGCTCCCCTTCTGATACTCTCATTGGTAGCAGTGCAAGGAACTGTATGTCTCCTGCCTCCAAAATGGTATTTGTGGGCCCACACTGGGAGGCTTAGGGAGCTATTCAGCCCCATTGCAATAAAAGTAAActgcttttctccatttttcactCCAAAATCAAGCTAAATGCTGACTTACTATTTCAAGATGTTCAAAGATGGCTGCCATGAGACCTGCAGGTGTCTGCCTTCACCTTAATCTATAAAAGCCATCTAGGCAATGACATTTTCCTGCTGCAGAAATAAATGTGCCTTTCTAGCAAACTACTACCATCAATGCAAATAAGTGGGCTTGGGAGCTCAGATGAAACAATCAAGCAGCCAACCTGGTGGGAAAAGCAGTCCCTGAAGCTCAATATACTACAACTTAGTTCAGAGTATTTAGAGGAGAATAGAATTGGTTCCAATGAACCTCATAGCAGCAGTTTCTCCTCCCAAGCAGGGCTAAGGGGTCAGCCCTAGATTATGAGATTGAATGGGAGAGGGTTGAGAGGAGGTGAAAATTCCACTGTCAAGAAACCTTCTGTAGTCACTACCTCCTCCACCAGACTGCTCTAAGCCCCAGACCCATTTGCCACCAGTCGTAGCCCTGACCCTTCCAATACAGACACGTTACTGGCTagtgaattattttcttcttccatgagGTAACTTGTCAACTCCTTCTCCTTTCACTCTCTTTCAGAATGCAACTCTCTGACCCTGTTCCTCCTGATTCCAATCTCCCATCCAAGGGCAACACAAACTCTTTGATCCCTGCGCACACAAACAAGTACTCCTCAGCTTAAGGATGGCTTTGAGAATATTCCTTAATTGAAGGGTATGTGTAGACAATTTTCAAACACTTTCCTAAATGAGACCCACACTTATCAATACAATTTGATATCTAAAATGTATGATTTTCATGACTGTTCCCCCAAAACTACAAGCTCGAAGAATATTTGCAACACAaattcccaacattttgggagatgTGACAACTGACTATTGTTTAGGCAGAGCAAATAAACCCAAGAAAATTGACTCCAAAGATTTATTTAAACACAAGTAAGTCAAACTTGAGCATTCTCAGCTCCCGAAGGAACGGCAAACAGAAATGGACATCCAACAACTAGAAATGTACAGATTTCACTGAGGAGTAAGAGCATTACCTGGCATTTCATGAACTCTATGTGCTaaaccaatatttttaaatgatcacccaGATACAAAGGTGTAATACAGTTTGTATAATCAACTCCcattagaaaaatatacattttacataaaatttatttgacaATAGTTCTGATGGAATTAGGTTCTCTGAACAACAcggagaagaaaaagggaaaaaaaagaaaacttcatctGAAAAACCAGTATGGTAttcaactttgattttttttaaaaatgtgcctcCCTTGCTCTAATTGCtttaatttaaatcattttatgctATCTTATCAGGAAAATATGATGTTGAATAAATCTGTTTCCCAACCTGTTTTCTTCCACACAATCAGTATTTTGTGCCATCTAAACTGAGGTCAGACAATGAGATTTTAC from Saimiri boliviensis isolate mSaiBol1 chromosome X, mSaiBol1.pri, whole genome shotgun sequence includes the following:
- the GPR101 gene encoding putative G-protein coupled receptor 101, which translates into the protein MTSACTNSTRESNSSHTCMPLSKMPISLAHGIIRSVVLLIFLVASFVGNIVLAVVLQRKPQLLQVTNRFIFNLLVTDLLQVLLVAPWVVATSVPLFWPLNSHFCTALVSLTHLFAFASVNTIVVVSIDRYLSIIHPLSYPSKMTQRRGYRLLYGTWIVAILQSTPPLYGWGQAAFDERNALCSMIWGSSPSYAILSVVFFMVIPLIVMIACYSVVFGAARRQHALLYNAKSHNLEVRAKDCVENGDEEGAKKKKKFRGKTEFHLQDEGEVKAKEGSMEAKDSSLKAKEGSTVTSEGSVRARGSKEVRESSMVASNSSLEGKESGTKVEGKSMKADKGRTEVNQCSIDLGEDDMEFGEDYINFSEDDVEAVHLPESLPPSRRNSNSDPPLPRCYQCKAAKVIFIIIFSYVISLGPYCLLAVLALWVDVETKVPQWVITIIIWLFFLQCCIHPYIYGYMHKTIKKEFKDVLSKLFCKKKPPKEDSRPDLPGTEAGTEGKFVSSHDSATSP